GATCACCGGAACGCGTCCGTCGGGACCCGCGGCATCCATGTCTCCGTAGACATCGGCCAACTGCTCCCAGCATTCCTCGACCTGATCGATGTCGGCCATGTCCGCCATCGAGCATCCCGCCGCGAGGTTGGGGAGGATCACGGCCTGGTCGGGCTGTGACAGCAGGTCGGCCGTCTCGGCCATGAAGTGCACGCCGCAGAACACGATCGCCTCGGCATCGGGGTGCTCGAGCGCGGCGTTGGCGAGCTGGAACGAGTCGCCGACGTAATCGGCGTGGCGCACGACCTCTTCGCGCTGATAGAAGTGGCCCAGCACGACGACGCGATCGCCGAGGACGGCCTTGGCGGCGATGATCCGCGCGTCGAGTTCGTCGTCGGTCGCATCGCGGTACTCGCGCGGCAGTTCGCCCTGTCTGGGCGACCCCGTGGGGATGACGTCGCCCATCGACGATCCGGGCCCGTAGCCGGGTCGAGTGTCGAAGTCCCACGGCCCGACGGCGAGGTCGGTCGTACAGGTCTCGGTGGTCGACGCCCCCGAGACGATGGCCTGGATGGCGTGGTCGACCGATGGATCGGCGGGCGTGGCGGGGCGAGGCCGGAGGCTGAGCGGTGCGGTGGACATGGCGGTTTCCTTCGGGTGGCGTCAGCGGCGCGACGTGAGCGGCCCGCGGTCGGCGAGCTCGACATCGCTGTTGTAGCGGTAGAGGCGGGCGGGTCGATGACTGCCCGTGCGGAAGGCATCGGTCGGGATGAGGGTGCCGGAATTCTCGACCTGGCGACGGAAGTTCGCCGGGTCGAGACGTCGATCGAGGATCGACTCGTAGACCTCGCGGAGCTCGGCGAGGGTGAACTCGTCGGGCAGCAGGCCGTGCGCGATCCGGCTGTAGCCGACCTTGTTGCGCAGGCGCCACAGTGCGTAGTCCACGATCTCGTCGTGGTCGAACGCGAGGGTCGGGAGGGCCGTCGTGTCGAACCAGGCGACGTTCTCCTGTGGCTCGATGCCCGACTCGTCCTCGCGCAGCAGCGCCCAGTAGACGATCGAGACGACGCGAGTGGGGGAGCGATCGACGGCACCGAACGCGTAGAGCTGCTCGAGATAGCTGGGAGCGAGCCCCGTCGTCTCGGCGAGGGTGCGGGATGCCGCGGCGTCGAGGCTCTCCCTGGCGTCGAGCCAACCACCCGGGAGGGCCCATCGCCCCTCGAACGGGTCGCGTGTGCGCCGTACGAGGGGGAGGACGACGGAAGCGCGGTCGACTCCCGGCGTGCGTCGCAGCGAGAAGATAACCGTCGACACCGCGACGCGCGTGACATCGTCGGCGGCCGGGGAGGCGGGCGACGCGTAAGCGGTAGCGGTAGCGGTGGGGGTTGTTCTTGTCATTGTGACTCTAACTCTCGAGAATTGATCTTAGAGTCATCTCGACCAGAAGGCAAACCGCCTCGTCAGGATGACTCACAGGAGCACTGCCTACGCTGATTCCGCGGCGGCTCGCGCAGACGGCCGCACGGATCGCCGTCCGACGAAACAGGGAGACACCGCGTGCTGGTCGTGGACGTGATCGTGATCGTGGCGCTCCTCGCCGCGCTCATCCTCGGTGTGCGTCGGGGGTTCTTCGCGAGCATCGGCAGTCTCGCCGGCCTCGCCGCGGGAGGAATCGCCGCGTTCTGGCTGACGCCGCTCGTCACGGCGTGGGTGCCATCGCAGTCGTGGCGCGGACTCGCCGTCCTGGGCGCGACCCTCGTCCTCCTCATCGGCGGCACGGCGCTCGGCTCGGCCATCGGATCGGTCTTCCGCTCGGGCGCCGACAAGCTGAAGCTGCGGGGGATCGAACGCCTTCTCGGGGGCATCGCGAGCGTCGTGGTCGCAGCCCTCGCCGTCGTCCTCGTCGCACCCGCCATCTCGGCCACCGGCATCCCTGTGGTCTCGACCGCCGTCGCATCGTCGCGCGTCATCCAGGCGATCGATCTCGTGACGCCGGCACCCCTCGACGGCGCGCTCGCCGAACTGCGGTCCACCGTTCTCGATGACGGCATCCCGCAGCTCGGCAATCTTCTGTCGCCGGGAACCGCGCCGCCGGCTCCGCCCGTCGCGCTCGACGATCCCGAACTGCAGCGTGCCGCGGCATCCGTCGCCCGGGTGTCCGGCACGGCGTACTCGTGCGGCCGGAGCTCGACGGGCACGGGGTTCATCGTGGCCGCCGACCGCGTCGTCACGAACGCCCACGTCGTCGCGGGCGTCGACACGCCCATCGTCGAACTGCCCGGCGCTGAGGCCCGCGAGGGGCGGATCGTCTACTTCGACCCGATCGACGACCTCGCCGTGATCGCCGTCGACGGCCTCGCGGCCGCGCCGCTGCCCCTCGCGCTCAGCCTCTCTGCGGGGGCGTCGGGGGCCATCCAGGGCTATCCGTACGGAGGACCGTTCGAGATGATCTCTGCGGCCGTGCTGTCGGTGGGCTCCGTGCCCGTCCCCGACATCTACGACGACGCCTGGAATCCCCGCGAGATCTACTCCCTCGAAGCCGGCGTCCGCCCCGGAAACTCGGGCGGTCCGCTGCTGACGGAGGACGGCGCCGTCGCCGGAGTCGTCTTCGCCCGAGCCGAGAGCGACGCGTCGCGCGGGTACGCCGTGACGATGGCGGAACTCAGCCCCGTCGCCGACGCCGCACCCGGTCTCTCGCAAGCCGTCTCATCCGGTCCCTGCATCAC
This genomic stretch from Microbacterium sp. SLBN-146 harbors:
- a CDS encoding NrtR DNA-binding winged helix domain-containing protein — encoded protein: MTRTTPTATATAYASPASPAADDVTRVAVSTVIFSLRRTPGVDRASVVLPLVRRTRDPFEGRWALPGGWLDARESLDAAASRTLAETTGLAPSYLEQLYAFGAVDRSPTRVVSIVYWALLREDESGIEPQENVAWFDTTALPTLAFDHDEIVDYALWRLRNKVGYSRIAHGLLPDEFTLAELREVYESILDRRLDPANFRRQVENSGTLIPTDAFRTGSHRPARLYRYNSDVELADRGPLTSRR
- a CDS encoding MarP family serine protease, whose translation is MLVVDVIVIVALLAALILGVRRGFFASIGSLAGLAAGGIAAFWLTPLVTAWVPSQSWRGLAVLGATLVLLIGGTALGSAIGSVFRSGADKLKLRGIERLLGGIASVVVAALAVVLVAPAISATGIPVVSTAVASSRVIQAIDLVTPAPLDGALAELRSTVLDDGIPQLGNLLSPGTAPPAPPVALDDPELQRAAASVARVSGTAYSCGRSSTGTGFIVAADRVVTNAHVVAGVDTPIVELPGAEAREGRIVYFDPIDDLAVIAVDGLAAAPLPLALSLSAGASGAIQGYPYGGPFEMISAAVLSVGSVPVPDIYDDAWNPREIYSLEAGVRPGNSGGPLLTEDGAVAGVVFARAESDASRGYAVTMAELSPVADAAPGLSQAVSSGPCITG